The DNA segment AAAGGTCGCGCCGCACTCTGTGCAGCCGTACATGCGCTTGGCCTTTGCCATCTGAGAACCTCCAACCGAAAAACCGCGATGATAGCTCAGCGTGGCGCTGCGGTACGGATTTCACCGTTGGCCAATCGTGTAGCGCTGTTGCCCAGCGGGTCTTCGGCATTCAGGTCGGCGCCCTGGGCCTTGAGCGCATCGAGCAGTTCGACGCGCTTGAACAGCCCGGCATACATGGCCGCCGTCTGTCCGGCGCCGTTGCGTTGGTCGGGGTTGCAGGCGGTGCCCAGCAAACGCCGGGCAATGCGCAACTCGCCCTTGAAGATCGCGCCCATCAGCGCCGTATTGCCGCGTTTATCCTGCACACAGGCATCGGCACCGGCTGCCAGCAGTTGCTCCACGGCCGGTTCGTGCCCGTGATAGGCGCTGAGGATCAGCGCGGTGTAGCCCTTGTCATCGACGGTATTCAGGGAATAGCCGGATTCGATAAAAGTCTTGAGCATTTCCACGTCGCCACGTCGGGCAGCGTCGAAGTAGTAATCCTGTAACTGCGCCTTGAGGGCCTGCGGGTCGGCGAACACACTCAAGGACCAGCAGGCCAGTAGTGCCCCTATAAAGTTACGCATCATCAACATCCTCTGCAGGTCCCTGTAGGAGCGAGCTTGAACTGGCGGCGACAAGCTCGTTCCTACAGGAGGGGTGGATTAGTCGGTCAGCTTTTCAGCCAGTGCCTTGACCCGCGCCAGATCGCCCTTGGCCACTTTGGCCACGCCCGTGCCGTACTCCGGGTCGGCCTTGTAGAGGAATGACAGGATGATGTGCTTGCTGACGTCATCCGTGGTTGCCAGGGAGCCACCGAAGTTTTCGATCAAGTCCTGGCGCTCTTTCTTGCTGTAGGAACGATACAAGTCGCCCGCCTGCTTGAAGTTCTGCTCGCGCTGGATTTTCACCTGCTGGGTGCTGCCGGCCAGGGGCGTCTGGCTGTAACGCGCACTTTGCGGCTCTTCCCGCGGCATCAGGCGGCTTGGCTGGTAGTTCACGCCCGTGCTGGTCTTGCCAAAGTTCATCGCACCATCCTGGTTGCCGTTATTGACGCTGACCCGTGGAGCGTTGATCGGCAGTTGCAGGGCATTGGCGCCCAGACGGTACATTTGCGTATCGGCATAGGAGAACACCCGACCTTGTAACAAGCGGTCCTCCGACGGTTCGATACCTGGTACCAGGTTGGCCGGGGCCATGGCCACTTGCTCGGTTTCCTGGAAGACATTGGCCGGATTGCGGTTCAGCACCATTTGCCCGACTTTGCGCTCGGGAACATCGGGCCAGATCTTGGTGGCATCCAGGGGGTCGAAATCAAACTTGGCCAGTTCTTCAGGCTTGAGCACTTGCACATACAGGTCCCACTTGGGGAAGTCGCCCTTGTTGATGTGAGTAACCAAGTCGTTGGTCATATGGCTGTAATCACGCCCTTGCACTTGCACGACCTCCTTGGGGTCCAGGTTCTTGATGCCTTGCAAGCTCTTCCAGTGAAACTTGACGTAGTGCACTTCACCCTTGGCATTGATCAACTTGTAGGCATGTACGCCATTGCCGTCCATCTCCCGGTAACTGGCCGGTGTACCGGAGTCCGAGTACAACTCGGTGAGTGTGCGGGTGGACTCTGGAACATGGGAGAAGAAGTCGAAACGACGGGAGTCGTCATCCAGGTTAGTGCGCGGGTCGGGCTTGAAGGCATGCACCATGTCCGGGAACTTGATGGCATCGCGGATAAAGAACGTCGGGAAGTTGTTGCCGACCAGGTCCCAGTTACCTTCGGCGGTATAGAACTTGGTGGCGAAGCCGCGCGGGTCGCGCAGGGTTTCCGGGGAGTGGTTGCCGTGGACGACGGCAGAGAAACGCACAAACACCGGCGTGGCCTCACCGGCGGCAAACACTTTGGCCTTGGTCAGGTCGCTGAGGTTGTCGGTGACGGTGAAGGTGCCGTGGGCGCCGGTGCCGCGGGCATGCACCACGCGCTCGGGGATACGCTCACGATCAAAACGCTGCAGCTTCTGGATCAGTTGCACATCCTGCAGCAAGACCGGGCCGTTTGCGCCGGCGGTCTGCGAGTTCTGGTTATCACCCACCGCTGCACCATTATCGCGGGTCAGGTTGGCGGCACTGACGGCTAACGACAACAGGCTGGTACTGGCAATCAAAAGCACATTGCGCGCAGCAATAGACCTGCGACTAATAAGGTTTTTCATCATGCAATCCTCTGGTTTTTTTAATGCACTTTTATGGGTGCTTGCCAGAGGCTAGTGATGCTGACGCCAGAAGATAAATAGAAAACCCACACCATCACGATTAAAAAAATAGTGTGGTAAGGCCCTGAAATAACGGGTATTTCGCGCGCGACTGATGGCACTTTGCAAACTATTTGCGTTTTAATGTGTCGATTACAACGAACAGTGTTAACCGTTGTGTCGAGCAAGCTCTTGCAGACTGATTTACACTGAGTTCCTCTCCTCTCAACTGTAACAAGGAATAACCTATGGGCGTGATCAGTGAGTTCAAGGCCTTCGCGGTCAAAGGTAATGTGGTCGACATGGCGGTCGGTATTATCATCGGCGCCGCCTTCGGCAAAATTGTTTCGTCCTTTGTAGGCGACGTGGTGATGCCGCCTATCGGTCTGCTGATCGGCGGTGTGGACTTCGGTGATCTGGCAGTAACGCTCAAGGCGGCCCAGGGCGATATTCCGGCGGTGGTCCTGGCCTACGGCAAATTCATCCAGAGCATCATCGACTTCGTGATCGTCGCGTTCGCGATCTTCATGGGCGTCAAGGCCATCAACCGCCTCAAGCGTGAAGAAGCGGCTGCGCCAAGCCTGCCACCGGTGCCCACCAAGGAAGAGGAATTGCTGGGGGAGATCCGCGATCTGCTCAAGGCCCAGAACAACAAGCCGCTGTAGCCGATCCGCAATACCTGTCAGCTACTAAAAAGGCGCCTCTCACCGGGCGCCTTTTTTTACCAGTAGTTTTCTACCGCCACCTGCCCTGGCCGACGCGTCAGGCTTAACTGCATATCGCGTTGCTTGAGCAATTGCCGGGTGTCATCAATCATCTGCGGGTTGCCGCAAATCATCACCCGCGAATGTTCCGGTGTCAGCGCCACGCCCGCCGCGCGTTCCAATTCGCCATTTTCGATCAGGGTGGTGATACGCCCATTCAATGCCCCTGGGTGCTGCTCCCGGGTGACGATGGGCAGGTAGGTGAGCTTATGGGCGTGTTCGCTCAGGTACTCACGCTCAGCCAGTTCCTTGATAAGGGTCTGGTAAGCCAGCTCCCTGGCTTCCCTGGCGCTATAGACCAGGATGATGCGCTCGAATTTTTCCCAGACTTCAAAGTCCTGCAGGATCGACAGAAACGGCGCAATCCCGGTGCCCGTGCCCAGCAGCCACAAGTCGCGGCCATCGACAAAGCGGTTCAGGGTCAAGAAACCCGTGGCCTGTCGCTCCACCAGCAGCTCATCACCCACCCGCAGGCGGCTCAACTCACTGGTGAACTCACCGCCCGGCACCACAATCGAGAAAAACTCAAGAAACTCGTCGAAGGGCGACGACACCACCGAATAGGCACGCCACACCAGGCTTCCATCGGGCTTGGTCACACCCAGGCGCACAAACTGCCCGGCGACAAAGCGAAAACCCGCGTCGCGAGTGGTCCGCAGGGTAAACAGGCTGGGGGTCAACGACTGCACATCAAGCAAGGTCTGGCGTGTGAATTTTTCCGCACTGGCCGTCATGGGGGGCTCCGGTCTACAGGTAACCCCTAGTGTGGCCCAAAGCGGAGCCTGGAAACACCGCTGGTTTGTAGTGACATCCCCATCCAGGGGATTTATCCGAGCAGAAAAGCCGAACGCCCTACACTTGAATATGAAAAAAACAGAGCGATAGCAATATGATTCCAACTAAAAACATTTAGCTATTACCTTCTCCCCACAGGCGCTACTTCCCACTAACAATCATCGGTGGCACGCTGCCAGACTTCTCGGCAAATCAATGAAAAACAAGATATTAAATCTGAATCACGGCCACCGCCCGCCACGTCTCACAAGGTGCGAGGAAGATTATTACCAATAAAAAACGCCCTGCTAAGTGCGAAAATTCCCACCCCAGCATTGCATGCTGTCCTACACTCGATTCGTTGGCGCTATGAGGACGTGCGTCGCAAACAATCAGCGTAAAACTCAGGGAGTGTTACCGATGGTCAACTGGCGAAACACACGGTTACCCAAACTTGAAGGTGAAGATGAGGTAACAACGATGTTTGAAGCCGCTCTGAACATTACCTATGAGCTAGGCTTCGAATACTGCGGTTTTATAATGGGTTCCAATGCTCTCTACCGCCCTAACAGAAGCATCCATCTCAACAACTATCCGGATGAATGGAACAAAATCTACAAAACAGAAAACTACTTTGAAATGGACCCTTTGGTTATTCACTGTAAGCGCGATGTGCTACCGCTTGTATGGGAAGAGAAAACCTTTTCCGCAGTACCTGACATGTGGGCTCACGTACATGCCCAAGGCCTGAATTTCGGCTGGGCCCAGTCGGTGCACGACTTCCGGGGCTTCTTCAGTATGATCAACCTGGGACGACGCAAGGGGCCGGTGCAGGCCCATGAGCTCTATGAAAAAGCGGGCCAGGTTCTGTGGATATGCCATGCCTTGCATACGGTGGCGGCGCAAACCTACAGCCAGGGGCCGACTTTCCAGTGCCCCGCCAAACTCACCAGCCGCGAGACAGAGATCCTGCAATGGTCGGCACTGGGCAAAACTGCGGCTGATATCGCCACAATTCTCTGCCTATCGGAACGTACCGTCGGATTTCACATCAGCAGTGCGATGAGAAAGCTGGGGGTCAGCAATAAAATCGCCGCCGTGATCAGCGCCGTGAGAAACGGTCTTTTTTAAGCGCAACCGGCTCAAATCCTCTTGAAAACACCGAATGTAATCCCGGTGAAAAAAACGTAACATTTACGGCCAGTTCTGAGTGATGACGCCGCTCGTCAAAGCCCGCGTCGCAGTCCACTCAGAAGGTTCCTCGCCTAGCCTGGAACACCCGTCGATTATCCAGAGTTTCCCCCGCCATGCCCCTGCTCGATAGCCCCTTCGCCCAACTCGACCTGATCCGCCAGCCCGAGCAGCCAAACGA comes from the Pseudomonas shahriarae genome and includes:
- a CDS encoding helix-turn-helix transcriptional regulator, whose translation is MVNWRNTRLPKLEGEDEVTTMFEAALNITYELGFEYCGFIMGSNALYRPNRSIHLNNYPDEWNKIYKTENYFEMDPLVIHCKRDVLPLVWEEKTFSAVPDMWAHVHAQGLNFGWAQSVHDFRGFFSMINLGRRKGPVQAHELYEKAGQVLWICHALHTVAAQTYSQGPTFQCPAKLTSRETEILQWSALGKTAADIATILCLSERTVGFHISSAMRKLGVSNKIAAVISAVRNGLF
- a CDS encoding ferredoxin--NADP reductase, with protein sequence MTASAEKFTRQTLLDVQSLTPSLFTLRTTRDAGFRFVAGQFVRLGVTKPDGSLVWRAYSVVSSPFDEFLEFFSIVVPGGEFTSELSRLRVGDELLVERQATGFLTLNRFVDGRDLWLLGTGTGIAPFLSILQDFEVWEKFERIILVYSAREARELAYQTLIKELAEREYLSEHAHKLTYLPIVTREQHPGALNGRITTLIENGELERAAGVALTPEHSRVMICGNPQMIDDTRQLLKQRDMQLSLTRRPGQVAVENYW
- a CDS encoding ankyrin repeat domain-containing protein, whose amino-acid sequence is MRNFIGALLACWSLSVFADPQALKAQLQDYYFDAARRGDVEMLKTFIESGYSLNTVDDKGYTALILSAYHGHEPAVEQLLAAGADACVQDKRGNTALMGAIFKGELRIARRLLGTACNPDQRNGAGQTAAMYAGLFKRVELLDALKAQGADLNAEDPLGNSATRLANGEIRTAAPR
- the mscL gene encoding large-conductance mechanosensitive channel protein MscL, yielding MGVISEFKAFAVKGNVVDMAVGIIIGAAFGKIVSSFVGDVVMPPIGLLIGGVDFGDLAVTLKAAQGDIPAVVLAYGKFIQSIIDFVIVAFAIFMGVKAINRLKREEAAAPSLPPVPTKEEELLGEIRDLLKAQNNKPL
- a CDS encoding catalase; its protein translation is MKNLISRRSIAARNVLLIASTSLLSLAVSAANLTRDNGAAVGDNQNSQTAGANGPVLLQDVQLIQKLQRFDRERIPERVVHARGTGAHGTFTVTDNLSDLTKAKVFAAGEATPVFVRFSAVVHGNHSPETLRDPRGFATKFYTAEGNWDLVGNNFPTFFIRDAIKFPDMVHAFKPDPRTNLDDDSRRFDFFSHVPESTRTLTELYSDSGTPASYREMDGNGVHAYKLINAKGEVHYVKFHWKSLQGIKNLDPKEVVQVQGRDYSHMTNDLVTHINKGDFPKWDLYVQVLKPEELAKFDFDPLDATKIWPDVPERKVGQMVLNRNPANVFQETEQVAMAPANLVPGIEPSEDRLLQGRVFSYADTQMYRLGANALQLPINAPRVSVNNGNQDGAMNFGKTSTGVNYQPSRLMPREEPQSARYSQTPLAGSTQQVKIQREQNFKQAGDLYRSYSKKERQDLIENFGGSLATTDDVSKHIILSFLYKADPEYGTGVAKVAKGDLARVKALAEKLTD